DNA sequence from the Caloranaerobacter sp. TR13 genome:
AGTATTATAATACCAATACTGATATTTCCTATTTTAAGTTTAGCAATAGGCAGTGGAGTTTCTGATATTATTGAGGAGGACACAAAACCAATTAATATAGCTGTTATTTCAAAGAACGATAATGAACTTTTGAAATACTTAACTACACATAAAGGGATAAATATTGTAAGTACAGACAATCCCGAAAAATTTCTAGAAAAACTTGAAGTTAAGGCTATAGTAAAAATTGATAAATATTTTGATGAAAAAGTAAAAAATGGTCAATTTGGTACAGTTGAAATAATTTATGATGAATCTAGTCAAAAATCTTCGATGGCGTATCCTAGATTAAAATCAATAGTTAATGATTATTCTAATATTGTTATATCTAAAAGATTAAAAAAATTAGGAACAGATAATAATATACTTAAGGTGGTTGATATTAAAGCTATATCTGTAGCTAAAGAAGGTGGATTTGGCATTATTATGTTTTCTATGATGCTTCCGATGTTTCTTACTATATGGTCTGCAGTTGGTGGTATACCTGCAGCTACTGATTTAGGCGCAGGAGAAAAGGAAAGACAGACACTTGAACCTCTTTTAACAACTAGAATAAACAGAATTTCATTATTGATAGGTAAATATTTTACAGTTGTTGTTGCTGGAATTATAGCTACTTTAGCATCTTTGACAGGTTTTATTATAGCAACTAAATTGAATCCAGATTTATTTGGAACTATAAGTAACCTTCCTATAAATACAATTTTAATTATAGGGTTATTCTGCATAGGGTTAACTTTAACATTTAGTAGTTTAGAGTTAGCAGTAAGTTTTTACGCAAGAAACTTTAAAGAGGCTCAGACATATTTGACACCAATAACAATTATAATGCTTATACCGGCTTATTTGACTATGTATTTAGATGGAAAAGCAATACCAAAAGTTTATTTTCATATTCCAATAATCAATGTAATTTCAATTATCAAAGAGGCCTTAGTTTCCATATATAATCCAGCGCATATAGGTATAGTTTTAATTTGGATGATAGTCTATATATCTATAGCATTAACAGTAACAGTAAAACTGTTTAACAAAGAAACTGTAATTTTTAGAAACTAATTGACAAATATTAAGATTTTTAGTATTATAAATTTCAAAATCAATAGTATTAGCGAAGAGGGGAAATAGTAGATAATCAAGGTCTACAGAGAGGAAATCCTTGGCTGAGAGGTTTCTGACCCACTGTTTATCGAACCCGTCCCTGAGCTTCTAGACTGAAATCAGTAGGTCTAGACGGTTAATACCGTTAGCTATTAAGAGAGGGCTAAGTTTCTTAGCCAATTAGGGTGGTAACGCGGATAACCTTCGTCCCTAGCATTATAGGGGTGAGGGTTTTTTTGATTTAGAAAAATAATAAGAAAGGAGCAGATACTATGAGAATGTCAAGGATGTATATGCCAACACTTAGAGAAGTACCTTCAGAAGCAGAAATTCCAAGTCATCAGCTTCTGTTAAGAGCAGGTATGATAAGAAAATTAGTTTCAGGAGTTTATTCTTTCTTGCCTCTTGGATACAGAGTAATGAGAAAAATCGAGCAAATAGTAAGAGAAGAGATGGATGCATCAGGGGCACAAGAAGTACTTATGTCAGCTATACAGCCTGCTGAAATATGGCAGGAAAGTGGGCGTTGGTATGAATTTGGGCCAGAAATGTTTAGACTTAAAGACAGACATGAAAGAGAATTTTGTTTAGGACCTACACATGAAGAATATTTTACAGACCTTATAAGGAATGAGATAAAGTCATATAAGCAATTACCTTTAAATATTTATCAGATACAAACTAAGTATAGAGATGAAAAAAGACCTAGATTCGGCTTAATGAGAAGTAGAGAGTTCTTAATGAAAGATGCTTATAGTTTTGATAAAGACGAAGAAGGTATGAAAAAATCTTACGAAATAATGTGGAAAGCCTATGAGAAGATATTTACTAGATGTGGACTTAAGTTTAAAGTAGTTGAAGGTGATTCAGGTGCAATGGGTGGAAGTGATTCCCATGAATTTATGGCTATGTCTGATGTTGGAGAGAGTCAAATAGCTTATTGTGAAAAATGTGATTATGCAGCTACAGACGAAAAGGCACAATGTATATATAATTTAAATGTAGATGAAAGTACTGAATTAAAAACTAAAAAAGTCCATACTCCAGAGATTAAAACGATTGAACAATTAGTAGATTTTTTCAACGTTCCAGCAGATAAATTCGTAAAAACATTAATCTATAAAATAAAGGATGAAATAGTGGCAGTACTAGTACCAGGTAATAGAGAAGTTAATGAAGTTAAACTATGCAATCTATTTGGTGTAAGAGAACATGAATTAGAGATGGCAAATGAAGAAATTGTTAAGGAAGTTACAGGAGCTGAGGTAGGTTTTGCAGGACCTATTAGAATAAGTGACAAAGTTAAGTTAATAGTAGACTCTAGAGTAGCTAAAATGAAAAACTTTATTGTAGGAGCTAATGAAACAGACTATCATATTAAGAATGTAAACTATGGTAGAGATTTTGAAGGACAAATTGTTGAAGATTTATTATTAGTAGAAGAAGGAGATTTATGTCCAAAGTGTGGAGAACCATTGAAGATAGCTAGAGGAATAGAAGTGGGTAATATATTCCAATTAGGAACTAAGTATAGTGAGAGCTTAAATGCTACATTCTTGGATGAGAATGGCAAGGAGAGACATTTTGTTATGGGGTCATATGGTATTGGTGTTTCAAGAACAATGGCTGCCATAATTGAGCAAAATCATGATGAAAAAGGTATAATATGGCCTTTGTCAGTAGCACCATATCATGTAATAATAACTATAGTTAGCACTAAGAAAGAGGAACAAGTAAACCTAGGCGAAAAATTATATAAAGAATTAATGGATAAAGGAATTGAAGTGTTATTAGATGATAGAAATGAAAGACCAGGAGTTAAGTTTAATGATGCAGATCTAATTGGTATACCTATAAGAATAACAGTAGGAAGAAAGGCAAGTGAAAACATAGTAGAATTTGTATTAAGAGGTACAGGTGAAAAAATAGAAATTTCATCTGATGAAGTTTATGAAAGAATAAAAGATGAATTTGAAAGACAAGGATTAAGGATATAATTTGAGGCGGTCATTGACCGCCTTAAAAATTACGGATGAACAATGGATCTTATTTTATCCCTTTCAATTTCAATTATTTGATACATATTTAGTTTTAAGTTTCTTTTTAACTTAGTATTATTGAATAAGTTCTTTAAAAATGAAAACATATCTATCACCTTCCATCTTAACTTATAGCCTCAATATATTTATGCATAAACTTTTACATAGTTGAACTTTATTAAGAAAATTTAAATTAATTAAGGGACAGTAGATTTTTAGCTATTTACAATTTGAAATTAGACTGTAGACAAAATGAAACTATAATGATTGAAAAAATAAAAGCGAATAATTACAAAGCTTTAGTAAAGAAAACTTGATAAATAATTTCAGAAAAATCCGTAGGCTTAGCAGGACGCTAAGCCAGCATCCTACAAGACAGGACGTCTTGATTAGGTGCGTTAGGATTTTTCAAAATTATGAATCTTAGTTTTCTCTAAAGATTTGTCTATGAGCGTTATTTTTTCAATTCATTAAGCTCAAATGCGACTTTGTCGCATTTTTTGTATATGAGAATCTTTTTTGCAAAGAATAATCTTAAAGTTTAATTTAAGCAAATTTAGGAGGGTTTTATGGATAAAAAAGATAATCGAAATAAATTTAATGTTGGAAGGTTTAGCTTTTTATCAGCTGGTTGGTGGATAGTACATATATTGTTATTGATTCTTGTATTCTTTCTTTTGACCAGAATAATTTAGAAATCCTGCATTGGAGGGGATTGTTTATGACTATAAAAAGGTTTATTGCAATGGTTTTATTTCTTGTATTTATTAGTTTTGCTGTGCACGCTCAAGATTTTGATACTGTTGTCAGTATAGGTGAAGATTTGACAGAGAAGCAAAAAAATGAGATTTTAGAGCTATTTAATGTTAAAGACAATGTTAAGATAGTTAAAGTTACAAACAGTGAAGAGAGGAAATATTTAGGTAAATATATAAATGAAAAACTAATTGGGACTAAAGCTATTTCGTCTGCTTACGTTAAGAGATTGAGCAATAACGAGGGTATTAGCGTTGAAACGTACAACATAACATGGGTTTCTAAAGAAATGTATATGAATGCATTAGTTACGGCTGGCATCAAAGATGCGAAAGTTAAAGTAGCAGCACCTTATGAAGTATCTGGTACAGCAGCATTAACTGGTATTATTAAGGCTTTTGAAAATGCAACAGGTAATAAAATAGGAGAAAGAGAAAAAGAAGTAGCTAATGAAGAAATAGCTAAAACAGGAGAACTTGGACAGAAAATAGGGAAAAAACAAGCTAGTCAACTCATTAAAGTGATTAAAGAAGAGGTTGTTGCTAAAGACTTAAAAGAAAAGGACAAAATAAGGAAAATAGTTATAAAGGTTTCAAATGAATTAAACATAAAACTTGAAAAAGAAGAGATTGATGAGATAGTTAAACTTATGAGGGATATATCAGAGTTAAACCTTAACCTAAAAGAAATAAAAAAGCAGCTTAAAGGTATATCTGATAAACTTAATGAACTTTCTAAGGAGAATCAGGAAATAAAATCACTTTTAGAAAGGATATTAGAGTTTTTGAGGAAGCTTTTTAGTGATATCTTGACAAAATTAAATAATATACTTTACTTTACATTAATAATAGAATAATCTTGATAGGGTAGAAGATGTAGTATATAATATACAGATATAGAAGAAAAGGTATTAGGAGGTAGTCAGATGGCTGAGGTAAGAGTTAGATTTGCACCGAGTCCTACAGGTTATTTGCATATTGGTAATTTAAGAACTGCATTATATGATTACCTTTTTGCTAAAAATCAAGGTGGAAAGTATATATTAAGGATAGAAGATACAGATAGAACTAGATATGTTGAAGGTGCAATTGAAAATTTAATTGAATCTTTATTATGGGTTGGGGTTAAACATGATGAAGGTGTTTTTATAGAAAACGGAAAACTTGTGCAAAAAGGTGAATATGGTCCTTATATACAATCTGAAAGATTGGATATTTATAAAAAATATGTAGATGAGCTTATTGAGAAGGGACATGCATATTATTGTTTCTGTTCTAAAGAGAGACTTGATAAGATTAGAGAAGAGCAAAAATCTAAAGGGCTTACTCCAAGGTATGATGGTCACTGTAGAAATATAACTTTAGAAGAAGCTAAAAAGAGAATAGAAGCTGGACATGAGTATACAGTAAGATTAAAATTACCACCAAATAAGGATATTAAGTTTAAAGACTTGATTAGAGGAGAAATAACTATAAATACTAATGATTTAGATGACCAGGTGTTACTTAAATCAGATGGGTTTCCAACTTATCATTTAGCTGTTGTAGTAGATGATCATCTTATGAAAATTACTCATATAGTAAGAGGCGAAGAATGGCTTTCTTCAACTCCAAAACATATTTTTTTATACGAAGTTTTTGGATGGGCTAAGCCTGTTTATGTACATCTTCCAACAGTACTAAATAAAAATAAGAAGAAGCTAAGTAAAAGGCATGGGAATGTAGCAGTAGGAGATTTTAGAAAAAAAGGTTATTTACCAGAAGCTTTAGTAAATTACTTAGCATTGGTTGGTTGGAGTCCAGAGGACAATAGAGAAATTTTAAGTATGGAAGAGCTTATTAATGAGTTTTCTTTTGATAGAGTATCAAAAACTGGAGGAGTTTTTGATATTGATAAACTAAATTGGATAAATGGTCAATATATAAGAAAAAGCGATGTAGATAGAATAACGAAACTAGCAATACCACATCTTGTTGAAGCAGGATTTATAAATGAAGATGATATAAAAAATAGATATGAATGGATTAAAATGATAGTATCAGCAGTGCAAGAGAAAATATCTTATATAAGTGAAATAGTTGATAAAGCTTATGTATTCTTTAAAGATAAAGTAGAGCCTGAAAATGAAGAAGTTATAGAAGTACTTAAGGCAGAGCATATTCCTAACTTAATAGAGGCTTTTGAAGAAGAACTTAATAGTATTGAGGAGATAGATGAAGAATTTGCTTTAAACTTATTTAAGAAACTTCAAAAGAAAACAGGAGCAAAGGGTAGAAAATTATATATGCCTATTAGAGCGATACTTACAGGACAGCTTCATGGACCAGATTTAGTTAAAACAATTTTGATTTTAGGTAAACAAAATATATTAAAGAGAATAGAATATGTAAAAAGGGAGATAGTGTAATTTACAAAATAACGGACAGAGAATAGGGAACAGAGGATAGGATCAGATAAAATAGATTTTTGTTCATTGACAAAAAGGTTAAAGTTATTTATGATTATTATAAAAAATGGATTATAAAATTAAATATTCTAATAGGTGATGATGAGGAGAGTAGATTTACTAAACCTACAGAGAGAAATCCTTATAAGCTGAGAGGGATTTCAGGTCAATGGTAAATTGAAGTGCACCTCTGAACTATTACCTGAACGTTTAGTAGGGTAAATCGGTTGTTCCGTTACAGCTTAATGAGTTGGGGTTATATATACCCAAACAGAGTGGAACCGCGGGATAAACCGTCTCTGTATTTAAGAGGCGGTTTTTTTATATTTAAAAAATAGGAGTTGATTGATTATGTTTAAAACTCTTAGAGAAGATATTAAAGCTGTGTTTGAAAGAGACCCAGCAGTTAAGAGTTTATTAGAAGTAATATTATGCTATCCAGGTCTTCATGCAGTAATTATATATAGGATAGCACATTGGTTTTATAAAAGAAAACTATTTTTAGTTGCAAGACTATTGTCCCATATTGGTAGGTTTCTAACAGGTATAGAAATACACCCAGGTGCAAAAATAGGAAAAGGGATTTTTATTGATCATGGTATGGGTGTCGTTATTGGAGAGACTACTGAGATAGGTGATAATGTAACAATATACCAAGGAGCAACATTGGGAGGTACTGGAAAAGAAAAGGGAAAAAGACATCCAACTATAGGGAATAATGTAGTGATAAGTAGTGGTGCTAAGGTGTTGGGGCCATTTAAAGTAGGCGATAATTCAAAGATTGGAGCAGGAGCTG
Encoded proteins:
- a CDS encoding ABC transporter permease, with the protein product MFKYIWIVFKKEIKDTFRDRKTIFTSIIIPILIFPILSLAIGSGVSDIIEEDTKPINIAVISKNDNELLKYLTTHKGINIVSTDNPEKFLEKLEVKAIVKIDKYFDEKVKNGQFGTVEIIYDESSQKSSMAYPRLKSIVNDYSNIVISKRLKKLGTDNNILKVVDIKAISVAKEGGFGIIMFSMMLPMFLTIWSAVGGIPAATDLGAGEKERQTLEPLLTTRINRISLLIGKYFTVVVAGIIATLASLTGFIIATKLNPDLFGTISNLPINTILIIGLFCIGLTLTFSSLELAVSFYARNFKEAQTYLTPITIIMLIPAYLTMYLDGKAIPKVYFHIPIINVISIIKEALVSIYNPAHIGIVLIWMIVYISIALTVTVKLFNKETVIFRN
- a CDS encoding proline--tRNA ligase → MRMSRMYMPTLREVPSEAEIPSHQLLLRAGMIRKLVSGVYSFLPLGYRVMRKIEQIVREEMDASGAQEVLMSAIQPAEIWQESGRWYEFGPEMFRLKDRHEREFCLGPTHEEYFTDLIRNEIKSYKQLPLNIYQIQTKYRDEKRPRFGLMRSREFLMKDAYSFDKDEEGMKKSYEIMWKAYEKIFTRCGLKFKVVEGDSGAMGGSDSHEFMAMSDVGESQIAYCEKCDYAATDEKAQCIYNLNVDESTELKTKKVHTPEIKTIEQLVDFFNVPADKFVKTLIYKIKDEIVAVLVPGNREVNEVKLCNLFGVREHELEMANEEIVKEVTGAEVGFAGPIRISDKVKLIVDSRVAKMKNFIVGANETDYHIKNVNYGRDFEGQIVEDLLLVEEGDLCPKCGEPLKIARGIEVGNIFQLGTKYSESLNATFLDENGKERHFVMGSYGIGVSRTMAAIIEQNHDEKGIIWPLSVAPYHVIITIVSTKKEEQVNLGEKLYKELMDKGIEVLLDDRNERPGVKFNDADLIGIPIRITVGRKASENIVEFVLRGTGEKIEISSDEVYERIKDEFERQGLRI
- a CDS encoding DUF1002 domain-containing protein; this translates as MTIKRFIAMVLFLVFISFAVHAQDFDTVVSIGEDLTEKQKNEILELFNVKDNVKIVKVTNSEERKYLGKYINEKLIGTKAISSAYVKRLSNNEGISVETYNITWVSKEMYMNALVTAGIKDAKVKVAAPYEVSGTAALTGIIKAFENATGNKIGEREKEVANEEIAKTGELGQKIGKKQASQLIKVIKEEVVAKDLKEKDKIRKIVIKVSNELNIKLEKEEIDEIVKLMRDISELNLNLKEIKKQLKGISDKLNELSKENQEIKSLLERILEFLRKLFSDILTKLNNILYFTLIIE
- the gltX gene encoding glutamate--tRNA ligase, producing MAEVRVRFAPSPTGYLHIGNLRTALYDYLFAKNQGGKYILRIEDTDRTRYVEGAIENLIESLLWVGVKHDEGVFIENGKLVQKGEYGPYIQSERLDIYKKYVDELIEKGHAYYCFCSKERLDKIREEQKSKGLTPRYDGHCRNITLEEAKKRIEAGHEYTVRLKLPPNKDIKFKDLIRGEITINTNDLDDQVLLKSDGFPTYHLAVVVDDHLMKITHIVRGEEWLSSTPKHIFLYEVFGWAKPVYVHLPTVLNKNKKKLSKRHGNVAVGDFRKKGYLPEALVNYLALVGWSPEDNREILSMEELINEFSFDRVSKTGGVFDIDKLNWINGQYIRKSDVDRITKLAIPHLVEAGFINEDDIKNRYEWIKMIVSAVQEKISYISEIVDKAYVFFKDKVEPENEEVIEVLKAEHIPNLIEAFEEELNSIEEIDEEFALNLFKKLQKKTGAKGRKLYMPIRAILTGQLHGPDLVKTILILGKQNILKRIEYVKREIV
- the cysE gene encoding serine O-acetyltransferase, whose protein sequence is MFKTLREDIKAVFERDPAVKSLLEVILCYPGLHAVIIYRIAHWFYKRKLFLVARLLSHIGRFLTGIEIHPGAKIGKGIFIDHGMGVVIGETTEIGDNVTIYQGATLGGTGKEKGKRHPTIGNNVVISSGAKVLGPFKVGDNSKIGAGAVVLKEVPPNCTVVGVPGRIVIKDNKKVSSTKKEIDLDQVRLPDPIAQELECLRKRVTELENIIYNLEGGKNNETL